The Actinomycetota bacterium DNA segment CCGTGCCCTGTTCGGCCTCCCTCATCCGGGCGTCGCGTTCGAACGCCTCGTCGAGCCACGGGCCGGGCTCGAGCGCGAGGATCCGGTCCATCACGTGCTGCAGGAGCGCGAACGGGAGCCCGGACGTGTGCGTGAAGTTGGCGCAGACGACCACCCCGGCTCGGACGGAGGGCAGCACCGCCATCTCCGTCCGGAACCCGTCCATCGCGCCGTTGTGGAAGACCCAGTCCTGGCCCCGGTAGGTGCCGACGACCCAGCCCAGCCCGTACCCGTGGAACCGGATGTGCGGCATGGACGGGTTGTCCAGGGCGGGCCCGGTCCCCATCTGGACCGTGTGCATCTCCCGCAGCGCGCCCGGCGAGATGGCGCCCGATCCGTCCGTCGTGTGGCAGAGGAGCCAGCGGGCCATGTCCTGCGCACAGCTGAGCACCTGACCGGCCGGGGCGATCGGGTCGCTCGGCCGGTACGGCAGCGCGCGGACCTCCCCGTCCACGAGCGCATAGGGACGGGCGAAGTCGTCGGAGGATCTGGCCCGCTCGACCGAGGTGAGGGTGCGGGACATGCCGAGCGGCGCGAAGACACGCTCGTCCATCGACGTCTCCCAGTCGGACCCGGCTACCTGCCCGGCCAGGTACCCCGCGGCCACGTACCCGAGGTTTGAGTACTGGAAGGACTGACGCAGGTCGCGGCTCATCTCGAGGTGCCGGAGCCTGCGGACGAGCTCGGACCGCGGCCAGCCGGGGTTGGCCAGCCACACCCACTCGTGCCGAGGGAGCCCGCTGCGGTGCGACAGCAGGTCCCGGACCGTCACCCGGCTCCCGATCGCCTCGTCGCCGAACGCGAGGTCGGGGATGTACTCGCGGACCGGACGGTCCCATCCCAGCAGGCCCTCG contains these protein-coding regions:
- a CDS encoding serine hydrolase domain-containing protein — translated: MADRLDLDELRELVAKELERWRAPGLELAVVLDGEVVTAEGFGLRDLAAGLPVTPHTLFHHGSTGKAFTSFLVGTLVDEGLLGWDRPVREYIPDLAFGDEAIGSRVTVRDLLSHRSGLPRHEWVWLANPGWPRSELVRRLRHLEMSRDLRQSFQYSNLGYVAAGYLAGQVAGSDWETSMDERVFAPLGMSRTLTSVERARSSDDFARPYALVDGEVRALPYRPSDPIAPAGQVLSCAQDMARWLLCHTTDGSGAISPGALREMHTVQMGTGPALDNPSMPHIRFHGYGLGWVVGTYRGQDWVFHNGAMDGFRTEMAVLPSVRAGVVVCANFTHTSGLPFALLQHVMDRILALEPGPWLDEAFERDARMREAEQGT